Proteins found in one Seonamhaeicola sp. S2-3 genomic segment:
- a CDS encoding POTRA domain-containing protein translates to MKNTYLLLLIIYTLFSVEANCQNLKLKITGNSLSETKIIDSLNYQKVHNNFLSLKTEVDTIQQLLNKKGFIENKLVALKQINDSIYNASFLLKKQYNTIHVYFNKSLTSNKVLSLVSKKIYNDYFELKFTEIENALNIINSEIAKEGRPFSKLKLSNIEVKKDKHLTAELTVDNTQEKRTISNIIIKGYEKFPKSYLKHYLKIKPFDVFDLNEIKNKTNQLQNLGFTTEIKPPEVLFTKDSTTLYLYLEKTQSNSFDGFLGFGTNEDTNKIQFDGYLNLNLTNNLNFGESFKLLYKSDENDQKTFDTNLTLPYILKSPIGIDLSLNIFKKDSTFTTVEQTAKLHYQINSKHKIYSGLVFEESNNLLNETSSLITDYKKNYFSFEYEFLKPQNYDLLFPLNSYIYIETNFGSRNDNDYKEKQSQLTLNAFKIFNLNTNNSIYVRTNGSIINSDTYFENELLRFGGINSIRGFEENSLFATLYGLINTEYRFKLNNAIYLHSVIDAAYFENKISSHHEKLFGFGFGFGILTKSGLFKLNYANGKSENQQFKLSNSKVHISLTTIF, encoded by the coding sequence GTGAAAAACACTTATTTATTACTCCTTATTATATATACTCTTTTTTCTGTAGAAGCTAATTGTCAAAATTTAAAACTCAAAATTACAGGAAACTCCTTATCTGAAACCAAAATAATTGATTCTTTAAACTATCAAAAAGTACACAATAATTTTTTGTCTTTAAAAACCGAAGTAGACACCATTCAACAACTTCTAAACAAGAAAGGGTTTATTGAAAACAAATTAGTAGCTCTAAAACAAATTAACGATTCTATTTATAACGCCTCTTTTCTTTTAAAAAAACAATATAACACTATACATGTATATTTCAATAAATCTTTAACCTCTAATAAGGTTCTATCTTTGGTTTCTAAAAAAATTTACAATGATTATTTTGAATTAAAATTTACCGAAATTGAAAATGCCTTAAATATTATAAATTCTGAAATTGCAAAAGAAGGACGCCCCTTTTCAAAATTAAAACTTTCAAATATTGAAGTTAAAAAAGACAAGCACTTAACAGCAGAACTTACAGTTGATAATACCCAAGAAAAAAGAACCATTAGCAATATTATAATTAAAGGTTATGAAAAGTTTCCAAAATCATATTTAAAACATTATTTAAAAATAAAGCCTTTTGATGTTTTTGATTTGAATGAAATAAAAAACAAAACCAATCAACTTCAAAACCTTGGTTTTACTACTGAAATAAAACCTCCCGAAGTTCTGTTTACTAAAGATTCAACAACACTATATTTATATTTAGAAAAAACTCAAAGCAATTCGTTTGATGGTTTTTTAGGGTTTGGAACCAATGAAGACACCAATAAAATTCAATTCGACGGTTATTTGAATTTAAATTTAACAAACAACTTAAATTTTGGCGAATCTTTTAAACTACTATACAAAAGCGATGAAAATGATCAAAAAACATTTGACACCAACCTAACACTGCCTTACATATTGAAGTCGCCCATAGGAATAGACTTATCATTAAACATTTTTAAAAAAGATTCCACATTTACAACTGTAGAACAAACAGCTAAACTTCACTACCAAATCAATTCTAAACATAAAATTTACTCAGGTCTAGTATTTGAAGAATCAAACAACTTACTTAATGAAACATCATCATTAATTACAGACTACAAAAAGAATTATTTTTCCTTTGAGTATGAATTTTTAAAACCCCAAAATTACGACTTACTATTCCCGCTTAACTCCTATATATATATAGAAACAAATTTTGGAAGTAGAAACGACAATGATTACAAAGAAAAACAATCACAACTTACCCTGAATGCATTTAAAATATTCAATCTAAACACAAACAACAGTATTTACGTTAGAACAAACGGCAGTATAATTAATTCAGACACTTACTTTGAAAACGAACTATTAAGGTTTGGAGGCATAAACTCTATAAGAGGATTTGAAGAAAACAGCCTATTTGCAACTTTATATGGCTTAATTAACACAGAATACAGATTTAAACTTAATAACGCAATTTACTTACACTCTGTAATTGACGCTGCTTATTTTGAAAACAAGATTTCATCACATCATGAAAAACTATTTGGCTTTGGTTTTGGTTTTGGAATTCTTACTAAATCCGGGCTATTTAAGCTTAATTATGCTAATGGCAAGAGTGAAAATCAACAATTCAAACTATCAAACTCTAAAGTACATATTAGCTTAACTACAATTTTTTAA
- the rpmC gene encoding 50S ribosomal protein L29, with amino-acid sequence MKQSEIKELSTAELQEKLGETKKSYSDLKLAHAISPLENPIQLRSVRRTIARIATELTKRDLQ; translated from the coding sequence ATGAAACAATCAGAAATTAAAGAATTATCTACAGCTGAGTTGCAAGAAAAACTTGGTGAGACTAAAAAAAGTTATTCAGACCTAAAATTGGCTCATGCAATATCTCCTTTAGAAAACCCAATTCAATTACGTTCAGTGAGAAGAACAATAGCAAGAATTGCAACCGAATTAACTAAAAGAGATTTACAATAA
- the rpsJ gene encoding 30S ribosomal protein S10, protein MSQKIRIKLKSYDHNLVDKSADKIVKTVKSTGAVVTGPIPLPTHKKIFTVLRSPHVNKKSREQFQLSSYKRLMDIYSSSSKTIDALMKLELPSGVEVEIKV, encoded by the coding sequence ATGAGTCAAAAAATCAGAATAAAATTAAAATCTTACGATCACAACTTAGTAGATAAATCTGCTGATAAGATTGTAAAAACGGTAAAAAGTACAGGTGCTGTTGTTACAGGTCCAATTCCTTTACCAACTCACAAAAAGATTTTTACTGTATTACGTTCTCCACACGTAAACAAGAAATCAAGAGAGCAATTCCAATTATCTTCTTATAAAAGATTAATGGATATTTACTCTTCGTCATCAAAAACAATTGATGCCTTGATGAAACTTGAATTGCCAAGTGGAGTAGAAGTAGAGATTAAGGTATAA
- the rplV gene encoding 50S ribosomal protein L22, with the protein MGSRKKQMADAIKESKKQVAFAKLNNCPTSPRKMRLVADLVRGESVEKALNILKFSQKEASNRLEKLLLSAIANWQSKNEDADVESAELFVKEIRVDGGSMLKRLRPAPQGRAHRIRKRSNHVTLVVGANNNTQS; encoded by the coding sequence ATGGGAAGTCGTAAAAAACAAATGGCAGACGCTATTAAGGAAAGTAAAAAGCAAGTAGCTTTTGCTAAACTTAATAACTGTCCTACGTCACCAAGAAAAATGCGTTTAGTAGCCGATTTAGTAAGAGGTGAAAGCGTTGAAAAAGCACTTAATATTTTAAAATTTAGTCAAAAAGAAGCATCAAACCGTTTAGAAAAGTTATTACTTTCAGCAATTGCTAATTGGCAATCTAAAAACGAAGATGCAGATGTAGAGTCGGCTGAATTATTTGTAAAAGAGATTAGAGTTGATGGCGGATCAATGTTAAAAAGATTACGTCCAGCACCTCAAGGTCGTGCACATAGAATTAGAAAACGTTCTAACCACGTAACATTAGTGGTAGGAGCTAACAATAACACACAAAGCTAA
- the rplC gene encoding 50S ribosomal protein L3, whose amino-acid sequence MSGLIGKKIGMTSIFDENGKNIPCTVIEAGPCIVTQVRTKEVDGYEAVQLGFDDATEKSATKADLGHAKKAGTSVKRKVVEFKGFEEEYKLGDAITVDHFVEGEFVDVSGTSKGKGFQGVVKRHGFGGVGQATHGQHNRLRAPGSIGAASYPARVFKGMKMAGRMGGEKVKVQNLRVLKVVPEKNLLVVKGCVPGHKNSYVTIQK is encoded by the coding sequence ATGTCTGGGTTAATTGGAAAAAAAATCGGTATGACCAGCATCTTTGATGAAAACGGGAAAAATATTCCTTGTACAGTAATCGAAGCTGGACCATGTATCGTTACCCAAGTCAGAACTAAAGAAGTTGACGGCTACGAAGCTGTTCAATTAGGTTTCGATGACGCGACAGAAAAAAGCGCTACTAAAGCAGACTTAGGTCATGCCAAAAAAGCGGGTACTTCTGTAAAACGCAAAGTCGTTGAATTCAAAGGTTTTGAGGAGGAGTACAAATTAGGAGATGCAATCACTGTAGATCACTTTGTTGAAGGTGAATTTGTTGATGTATCGGGAACATCAAAAGGAAAAGGATTTCAAGGTGTTGTGAAACGTCATGGTTTTGGCGGTGTAGGTCAAGCTACTCACGGTCAACATAATCGTTTAAGAGCACCAGGTTCTATTGGAGCTGCATCATATCCTGCAAGAGTATTCAAAGGCATGAAAATGGCCGGAAGAATGGGTGGTGAAAAAGTGAAAGTTCAAAATTTAAGAGTGTTAAAAGTAGTTCCTGAAAAAAACTTACTTGTTGTTAAAGGTTGTGTACCTGGACACAAAAACTCTTATGTAACAATTCAGAAGTAA
- the rpsS gene encoding 30S ribosomal protein S19: MARSLKKGPYVHYKLEKKVAANVEANKKTVIKTWSRASMITPDFVGQTIAVHNGRQFVPVYVTENMVGHKLGEFSPTRSFRGHAGAKNKGKK, encoded by the coding sequence ATGGCAAGATCACTAAAAAAAGGACCATACGTTCATTATAAGTTAGAAAAAAAGGTAGCTGCAAATGTAGAAGCTAACAAAAAAACAGTAATCAAAACTTGGTCTAGAGCCTCTATGATTACTCCAGATTTTGTTGGACAAACTATAGCAGTACACAATGGCCGTCAATTTGTTCCTGTTTATGTAACAGAAAATATGGTAGGTCATAAATTAGGAGAGTTTTCACCAACACGTTCATTCCGTGGACATGCAGGTGCTAAAAATAAAGGTAAAAAATAA
- the rpsL gene encoding 30S ribosomal protein S12, translated as MPTISQLVRTGRAKITKKSKSAALDSCPQRRGVCTRVYTTTPKKPNSAMRKVARVRLTNGNEVNAYIGGEGHNLQEHSIVLVRGGRVKDLPGVRYHVVRGALDTAGVSGRTQRRSKYGAKRPKK; from the coding sequence ATGCCAACAATTTCACAATTAGTAAGAACAGGAAGAGCCAAAATAACCAAGAAGAGTAAATCGGCTGCTTTAGATTCTTGTCCGCAAAGACGTGGTGTATGTACTCGTGTTTATACAACAACGCCTAAAAAACCTAACTCTGCAATGAGAAAGGTGGCTAGGGTACGTTTAACAAATGGAAACGAGGTTAACGCATACATTGGCGGTGAAGGACATAATTTACAAGAGCACTCGATAGTATTGGTTAGAGGTGGAAGGGTAAAAGATTTACCAGGAGTTAGATATCACGTCGTTCGTGGGGCATTAGATACCGCAGGGGTGTCTGGTAGAACACAACGTAGATCTAAGTATGGTGCAAAACGCCCTAAAAAGTAA
- the rplD gene encoding 50S ribosomal protein L4 — translation MKVAVLDINGKDTGRKAELSKEVFAIEPNNHAVYLDVKQYLANQRQGTHKSKERGEIAGSTRKIKKQKGTGTARAGSIKSGVFKGGGRMFGPRPRNYSFKLNKNLKRLARKSALSIKANEKSITVLEDFNFESPKTKNFTAILKALDLENKKSLFVLGGSNNNVYLSSRNLKGSEVITNTELNTYKILNANQVVLLEGALEGIETNLSK, via the coding sequence ATGAAAGTAGCAGTTTTAGATATAAACGGAAAAGACACGGGTAGAAAAGCAGAGCTTTCTAAAGAGGTGTTTGCTATTGAACCAAATAATCACGCGGTATATTTAGACGTTAAACAGTATTTAGCTAACCAACGTCAAGGTACTCACAAATCTAAAGAAAGAGGTGAGATTGCTGGTAGTACGCGTAAGATTAAAAAGCAAAAAGGAACTGGTACTGCTAGAGCAGGTAGTATTAAGTCTGGAGTTTTTAAAGGTGGTGGTCGTATGTTCGGTCCAAGACCAAGAAACTACAGTTTTAAACTTAATAAGAATTTAAAAAGATTAGCACGTAAGTCTGCTTTGTCAATTAAAGCTAATGAGAAGTCAATAACAGTTTTAGAAGACTTTAATTTTGAGTCTCCAAAAACTAAAAACTTTACAGCTATTTTAAAGGCTTTAGACTTAGAAAACAAAAAATCTTTGTTTGTGTTGGGTGGGTCGAATAATAACGTATATTTGTCATCGCGCAATTTAAAAGGTTCTGAAGTTATAACTAACACAGAACTAAATACTTATAAGATTTTAAACGCTAATCAAGTAGTTCTTTTAGAAGGTGCTTTAGAAGGAATTGAAACAAACTTAAGTAAATAA
- the rpsC gene encoding 30S ribosomal protein S3: protein MGQKTNPIGNRLGIIRGWESNWYGGNDYGDKLAEDDKIRKYVHARLSKASVSRVIIERTLKLVTVTITTARPGIIIGKGGQEVDKLKEELKKITGKEVQINIFEIKRPELDAYLVASSIARQIENRISYRRAIKMAIAATMRMNAEGIKIQISGRLNGAEMARSEHYKEGRIPLSTFRADIDYALVEAHTTYGRLGVKVWIMKGEVYGKRELSPLVGLSKKQGKGGRGKNPRRRK, encoded by the coding sequence ATGGGACAAAAAACAAATCCAATCGGAAATCGCTTAGGAATTATCAGAGGATGGGAATCTAACTGGTACGGAGGAAATGATTATGGCGATAAGCTTGCCGAAGACGATAAAATTAGAAAATACGTTCACGCGCGTTTATCTAAAGCTAGTGTAAGTAGAGTAATTATTGAGAGAACGCTTAAGCTTGTAACCGTTACTATCACTACAGCTCGCCCAGGTATCATTATTGGTAAAGGCGGTCAAGAGGTAGACAAGTTAAAAGAAGAGCTTAAAAAAATTACTGGAAAAGAAGTTCAGATTAATATTTTTGAAATTAAAAGACCTGAACTAGATGCATACTTAGTAGCATCAAGTATTGCAAGACAAATTGAAAACAGAATTTCATACCGTCGTGCAATAAAGATGGCTATCGCTGCTACTATGCGTATGAATGCAGAAGGAATCAAAATTCAAATTAGTGGTCGTTTAAATGGTGCTGAAATGGCACGTAGCGAACACTATAAAGAAGGACGTATTCCTTTATCAACATTTAGAGCCGACATTGACTATGCTTTAGTTGAAGCACATACTACTTATGGTAGATTAGGTGTTAAAGTATGGATTATGAAAGGTGAAGTATATGGTAAAAGAGAGCTTTCTCCGCTTGTTGGTTTATCTAAGAAGCAAGGAAAAGGTGGACGTGGAAAAAATCCTCGTCGTAGAAAGTAA
- the rplB gene encoding 50S ribosomal protein L2, producing MSVRKLKPITPGQRFRVVNGYDAITTDKPEKSLLAPKKRSGGRNSQGKMTMRYKGGGHKKKYRIIDFKRNKTGIPAEVKTIEYDPNRSAFIALLNYQDGEKRYIIAQNGLQVGQNVVSGESGVAPEIGNAMPLSEIPLGTIISCVELRPGQGAVMARSAGAFAQLMARDGKFATIKLPSGETRLVLAACMATIGVVSNSDHQLIVGGKAGRTRWLGRRPRTNPVRMNPVDHPMGGGEGRASGGHPRSRNGIPAKGYRTRSKTKASNKYIVERRKK from the coding sequence ATGTCAGTAAGAAAATTAAAACCAATCACACCAGGACAGCGATTTAGAGTGGTAAACGGGTATGACGCCATTACTACTGATAAGCCGGAGAAAAGCTTATTAGCTCCGAAAAAACGTTCAGGTGGTAGAAACAGTCAAGGAAAAATGACCATGCGCTATAAAGGTGGAGGTCATAAGAAGAAGTATCGTATCATTGATTTTAAACGTAACAAAACTGGTATTCCAGCAGAGGTTAAAACTATTGAATACGATCCAAACAGATCAGCTTTTATTGCTTTATTGAATTATCAAGATGGTGAAAAAAGATATATTATTGCTCAAAACGGTTTACAGGTTGGGCAAAATGTAGTGTCTGGTGAGTCTGGTGTTGCTCCAGAAATTGGAAATGCAATGCCATTAAGTGAAATTCCATTAGGAACTATTATTTCTTGTGTAGAGTTACGTCCTGGTCAAGGTGCTGTTATGGCACGTAGTGCTGGTGCATTTGCTCAATTAATGGCAAGAGATGGTAAGTTTGCAACCATTAAATTACCTTCAGGCGAAACACGTTTAGTGTTAGCTGCTTGTATGGCAACTATAGGTGTTGTATCTAACTCAGATCATCAATTAATAGTTGGTGGTAAAGCGGGTAGAACAAGATGGTTAGGAAGAAGACCACGTACCAACCCAGTTAGAATGAACCCTGTAGATCACCCAATGGGTGGTGGTGAAGGTAGAGCTTCTGGTGGACACCCACGTTCTAGAAATGGTATACCTGCAAAAGGTTATAGAACCCGTTCTAAAACAAAAGCGAGTAATAAATATATTGTAGAACGTAGAAAGAAATAA
- the rplP gene encoding 50S ribosomal protein L16 — MLQPKRTKFRKQQKGRMKGISQRGNQLSNGTFGIKALDSKFITSRQIEAARIAATRYMKREGSLWIKIFPDKPITKKPLEVRMGKGKGAVELWVAVVKPGRVLFEIGGVPVDVAKEALRLAAQKLPVKTKFIIARDYEA; from the coding sequence ATGTTACAACCTAAAAGAACAAAATTTCGTAAGCAACAGAAGGGACGTATGAAGGGGATTTCTCAAAGAGGAAACCAACTTTCTAACGGTACTTTCGGTATAAAAGCACTAGATTCTAAGTTTATAACATCACGTCAAATTGAAGCTGCACGTATTGCTGCTACTCGTTACATGAAAAGAGAAGGGTCGCTTTGGATTAAAATTTTTCCAGACAAACCTATCACAAAAAAGCCTCTTGAAGTACGTATGGGTAAAGGTAAAGGTGCTGTAGAGTTATGGGTGGCTGTTGTAAAACCTGGACGCGTTTTATTTGAAATTGGTGGTGTGCCTGTAGACGTAGCTAAAGAAGCATTACGTTTAGCAGCTCAAAAATTACCAGTTAAAACTAAGTTTATAATTGCTCGCGATTACGAAGCATAA
- the rplW gene encoding 50S ribosomal protein L23, producing the protein MSILIKPIITEKATTDSELRNCYTFAVNTKANKVEIKKAVEATYGVSVEKVRTINVRPDRSTKYTKTGIQHGKTNAVKKAIVQLAEGEMIDLYANM; encoded by the coding sequence ATGAGTATCTTAATTAAACCTATAATCACAGAAAAAGCGACTACTGATAGCGAGTTAAGAAACTGCTATACTTTCGCGGTGAATACAAAGGCGAACAAGGTGGAAATCAAAAAAGCTGTTGAAGCTACATATGGTGTTTCTGTTGAAAAAGTTCGTACTATAAATGTCCGTCCAGATCGTAGTACCAAGTATACAAAAACTGGTATTCAACATGGTAAAACAAATGCTGTTAAAAAAGCAATTGTACAACTGGCGGAAGGTGAGATGATTGATTTATACGCTAATATGTAA
- the rpsG gene encoding 30S ribosomal protein S7, whose amino-acid sequence MRKRQAKKRPLLPDPKFNDQLVTRFVNNMMWDGKKSVAFKVFYDAIDIVEAKKTDEEKSALDLWKDALSNVMPHVEVRSRRVGGATFQIPMQIRPDRKISTAMKWLIGYARKRNEKSMAQKLAAEILAAAKEEGAAVKKRVDTHKMAEANKAFSHFRF is encoded by the coding sequence ATGAGAAAAAGACAAGCTAAAAAGAGACCTCTTTTACCAGATCCAAAATTTAACGATCAGTTGGTTACGCGTTTTGTAAACAATATGATGTGGGATGGGAAAAAGTCTGTAGCCTTTAAAGTATTCTATGATGCTATTGATATTGTAGAAGCTAAAAAAACAGATGAAGAAAAATCAGCTCTGGATCTTTGGAAAGATGCTTTATCAAATGTGATGCCTCACGTAGAAGTACGTAGTCGTCGTGTTGGTGGTGCTACTTTTCAAATACCAATGCAAATTCGTCCAGATAGAAAAATTTCTACAGCAATGAAATGGTTAATTGGTTATGCGCGTAAGCGTAATGAAAAATCAATGGCTCAAAAATTAGCTGCTGAAATTTTAGCTGCGGCAAAAGAAGAAGGAGCAGCTGTAAAGAAAAGAGTTGATACACACAAAATGGCAGAAGCAAACAAAGCATTCTCTCACTTTAGATTTTAA
- the fusA gene encoding elongation factor G: MARDLKYTRNIGIAAHIDAGKTTTTERILFYTGVSHKIGEVHDGASTMDWMEQEAERGITITSAATTCTWQFPTENGKPTPEAKGYQFNIIDTPGHVDFTVEVNRSLRVLDGLVFLFSAVDGVEPQSETNWRLADNYKVPRIGFVNKMDRQGANFLAVCQQVKDMLKSNAVPIVLNIGDEADFKGVVDLVKNRAIIWHEDNYGSTFDVVEIPDDLKEEAKKYRALLIEEVATYDENLLEKFMEDEDSITEEEVHAALRAAVMDMAIIPMVCGSSFKNKGVQFLLDAVCRYLPSPLDRDNIVGTNPNTGEEETRKPDANAPFAALAFKIATDPFVGRLAFFRAYSGRLDAGSYVLNNRSGKKERISRIYQMHSNKQNAIDFIEAGDIGAAVGFKDIKTGDTLSDEKAPIVLESMDFPDPVIGIAVEPKTKADVDKLGMALAKLAEEDPTFTARTDEASGQTIISGMGELHLDIIVDRLKREFKVEVNQGQPQVEYKEAITQRAEHREVYKKQSGGRGKFADIVFTIEPAEEGKQGLDFVSEIKGGNVPKEFIPSVEKGFKEAMKNGPLAGYEVDAMKVTLKDGSYHDVDSDQLSFELAAKLGFKAAAKAAKAVIMEPIMKLEVLTPEENMGDIVGDLNRRRGQVNDMGDRAGSKVVKADVPLSEMFGYVTSLRTLSSGRATSTMEFSHYAETPSNISEEVIKNAKGVEA; the protein is encoded by the coding sequence ATGGCTAGAGATTTAAAATATACAAGAAATATAGGTATTGCTGCTCATATTGATGCAGGAAAAACTACAACTACAGAGCGTATTCTTTTTTATACAGGGGTGTCTCATAAAATTGGTGAAGTTCATGATGGAGCTTCAACAATGGACTGGATGGAACAAGAAGCAGAAAGAGGTATTACTATTACTTCTGCAGCAACAACCTGTACATGGCAATTCCCAACAGAAAACGGTAAGCCAACTCCAGAAGCTAAAGGATATCAATTTAATATCATTGATACTCCTGGTCACGTAGATTTTACGGTTGAAGTAAACCGTTCATTACGTGTGTTAGATGGGTTGGTGTTTTTATTTAGTGCGGTTGATGGTGTTGAACCACAATCTGAAACTAACTGGAGATTAGCCGATAACTACAAAGTGCCTCGTATCGGGTTTGTTAATAAAATGGACCGTCAAGGTGCAAACTTCTTGGCTGTTTGTCAGCAAGTGAAAGATATGTTAAAGTCTAACGCTGTGCCAATTGTATTGAATATTGGTGATGAAGCAGACTTTAAAGGTGTTGTAGATTTAGTGAAAAACAGAGCCATAATATGGCATGAAGATAACTACGGATCAACTTTTGACGTTGTAGAAATTCCAGACGATTTAAAAGAAGAAGCAAAAAAGTACAGAGCTTTATTAATAGAAGAAGTTGCAACTTACGATGAAAACCTTCTTGAGAAATTCATGGAAGATGAAGATTCTATTACAGAAGAAGAAGTGCACGCTGCGCTTAGAGCTGCTGTAATGGATATGGCTATTATACCTATGGTTTGTGGTTCTTCGTTTAAAAATAAAGGAGTGCAGTTTTTATTAGACGCAGTATGTCGTTATTTGCCTTCTCCGTTAGATAGAGATAATATTGTAGGAACTAACCCTAATACTGGTGAGGAAGAAACGCGTAAGCCAGATGCAAATGCACCTTTCGCTGCATTGGCATTTAAAATTGCTACCGATCCTTTTGTAGGTCGTTTAGCGTTTTTTAGAGCTTATTCTGGTCGTTTAGATGCAGGTTCTTATGTGTTGAATAACCGTTCTGGTAAAAAAGAACGTATTTCTCGTATATACCAAATGCACTCTAACAAGCAAAATGCTATTGATTTTATAGAGGCTGGTGATATTGGAGCTGCTGTTGGATTTAAAGATATCAAAACAGGGGATACATTATCAGATGAAAAAGCGCCTATCGTTTTAGAATCTATGGATTTCCCAGATCCTGTAATTGGTATCGCTGTTGAGCCAAAAACAAAAGCAGATGTTGATAAATTAGGTATGGCTTTAGCTAAATTAGCAGAAGAAGACCCAACATTTACAGCAAGAACAGATGAAGCTTCAGGACAGACTATTATTTCTGGAATGGGTGAGCTTCACTTAGATATTATTGTTGACCGTCTTAAACGTGAGTTTAAGGTTGAAGTTAACCAAGGTCAACCACAAGTTGAGTACAAAGAAGCAATTACACAACGTGCAGAACACAGAGAAGTTTACAAAAAACAATCTGGTGGTCGTGGTAAATTTGCTGATATCGTATTTACTATTGAACCAGCTGAAGAAGGAAAACAAGGTCTTGACTTCGTTTCTGAAATTAAAGGTGGTAACGTACCTAAAGAATTTATCCCTTCAGTAGAAAAAGGATTCAAAGAAGCAATGAAAAATGGCCCGTTAGCTGGTTATGAAGTAGATGCTATGAAAGTAACATTGAAAGATGGTTCTTATCACGATGTGGATTCTGATCAATTATCATTCGAATTAGCTGCTAAATTAGGATTTAAAGCAGCGGCTAAAGCTGCTAAAGCAGTAATTATGGAGCCAATCATGAAGTTAGAAGTGCTTACTCCAGAAGAAAATATGGGTGATATAGTAGGAGATTTAAACAGACGTCGTGGACAAGTAAATGATATGGGAGATAGAGCTGGATCTAAAGTTGTTAAGGCTGATGTTCCATTATCAGAAATGTTTGGTTATGTAACATCTTTACGTACCCTGTCATCTGGTAGAGCAACTTCTACAATGGAATTTTCACATTATGCTGAAACACCATCTAATATATCTGAAGAAGTAATTAAGAATGCTAAAGGTGTTGAAGCTTAA